One segment of Erigeron canadensis isolate Cc75 chromosome 2, C_canadensis_v1, whole genome shotgun sequence DNA contains the following:
- the LOC122586710 gene encoding protein NSP-INTERACTING KINASE 1-like isoform X1 — translation MRVQQEKIVAFSVVVLWLFGYSNGLLSPKGVNFEVQALMGIKASLLDPHGVLENWDADAVDPCSWTMVTCSAESLVIGLGTPSQNLSGTLSPSIGNLTNLQIVLLQNNNITGRIPKEIGKLKMLQTLDLSDNHFTNEIPSSLGHLTFLQYMRLNNNTLSGPIPESVVNMTQLAFVDLSYNNLSGPVPRFPSKTFNIVGNPLMCPAGSEQQCYGMTLMPISMPLNTTQSANTSSRRKSHKMAIAIGTSFGCVFLIVFGLMLIWWRQRNNREPFYDVKDKHHEEVSLGNLRKFQFRELQIATHNFSNKNLLGKGGFGHVYKGTLQDGTLVAVKRLKDGGAAGGERQFQTEVEMISLAVHRNLLRLYGFCMTPTEKLLVYPYMCNGSVASRLKAKPVLDWGIRKKIALGAGRGLLYLHEQCDPKIIHRDVKAANILLDDCCEAVVGDFGLAKLLDHQDSHVTTAVRGTVGHIAPEYLSTGQSSEKTDVFGFGILLLELITGQRALEFGKAANQKGAMLDWVKKIHQEKKLHILVDKDLKNNYDIMELEELVKVALLCTQYLPGHRPKMSEVVRMLEGDGLAERWEASQGIESTGKFRTPELSSSERYSDLTDDSSLLGQAIELSGPR, via the exons ATGAGAGTACAACAAGAAAAGATTGTTGCATTTTCTGTTGTAGTTTTATGGCTTTTTGGTTACTCAAATGGCTTGCTTTCACCAAAAGGTGTTAACTTTGAAG TTCAGGCTTTAATGGGTATCAAAGCTTCATTATTGGACCCCCATGGTGTTCTTGAAAATTGGGATGCTGATGCTGTTGATCCTTGTAGCTGGACCATGGTCACTTGCTCTGCTGAGAGTTTAGTTATTGGCTT AGGGACACCTAGTCAAAATTTATCTGGGACTCTTTCTCCCAGCATTGGCAACCTAACCAATCTTCAGATTGT ATTGTTGCAGAATAATAACATCACAGGGAGAATCCCAAAAGAAATTGGTAAACTGAAGATGCTTCAAACACTTGATCTTTCTGATAATCATTTCACCAATGAAATTCCATCTTCTTTAGGTCACTTGACATTCCTCCAATACAT gAGGCTAAACAACAACACTCTTTCTGGCCCAATTCCAGAATCAGTAGTTAATATGACCCAACTTGCTTTTGT AGATTTGTCCTACAACAACTTAAGTGGCCCTGTTCCTAGATTTCCTTCCAAAACATTCAA CATTGTTGGGAACCCTCTGATGTGCCCAGCAGGATCTGAGCAACAATGTTATGGAATGACACTTATGCCCATCTCTATGCCACTAAACACCACACAAT CTGCAAATACATCATCAAGAAGAAAATCTCATAAAATGGCTATTGCCATTGGTACCAGTTTTGGATGCGTCTTTTTGATCGTTTTTGGACTCATGTTGATATGGTGGAGGCAAAGGAATAACCGAGAGCCCTTTTATGATGTCAAAG ATAAGCATCATGAAGAAGTTTCACTTGGAAATTTAAGGAAGTTTCAATTCAGGGAACTTCAAATTGCTACACACAACTTCAGCAACAAGAATTTATTGGGAAAAGGAGGTTTTGGGCATGTGTACAAAGGGACACTTCAAGATGGGACGTTGGTGGCGGTGAAGCGTCTAAAAGATGGTGGTGCAGCTGGTGGAGAACGACAGTTCCAAACTGAAGTTGAGATGATCAGCCTAGCAGTACACCGGAATCTCCTCAGGTTATATGGCTTTTGTATGACTCCAACTGAAAAGCTCTTAGTTTATCCATATATGTGCAATGGCAGCGTTGCTTCCCGTCTCAAAG CAAAACCAGTGTTGGATTGGGGCATAAGGAAGAAAATCGCATTAGGGGCAGGAAGGGGATTGTTGTATCTTCATGAACAATGTGACCCTAAAATTATTCACAGGGATGTCAAGGCTGCAAATATACTATTGGATGATTGTTGTGAGGCAGTTGTTGGTGATTTTGGGCTTGCTAAGCTTTTAGACCACCAAGATTCTCATGTAACCACTGCGGTTCGGGGCACCGTGGGCCATATAGCACCGGAGTATCTCTCCACAGGCCAGTCATCTGAGAAAACTGATGTTTTTGGTTTCGGGATCCTTCTACTTGAACTAATAACCGGACAACGGGCTCTAGAATTTGGCAAGGCTGCAAACCAGAAAGGAGCTATGCTTGATTGG GTGAAAAAGATACACCAAGAGAAAAAACTACATATCCTAGTTGACaaagatttaaaaaacaattatgatatAATGGAACTAGAGGAACTTGTTAAAGTGGCATTGTTGTGTACACAATATCTTCCGGGTCACAGGCCAAAGATGTCGGAAGTTGTACGGATGCTGGAAGGTGATGGGTTGGCAGAGAGATGGGAAGCTTCACAAGGGATTGAGTCCACCGGAAAGTTTAGAACCCCAGAACTGTCTTCATCGGAAAGATATTCTGATCTCACTGATGACTCTTCTTTGCTTGGACAGGCCATTGAACTTTCTGGCCCAAGATGA
- the LOC122590081 gene encoding protein GLUTAMINE DUMPER 6-like, giving the protein MTPPTPNTPPVSATATAAATGFRWSSPVPYLFGGLAMMLILIACALVILVCSYKKPFSSSQNSSENDTDDHEKQSMPEFRMELAPEMEPKIVIIMPGDLNPTYLAKPVPPANADEQV; this is encoded by the coding sequence ATGACACCACCAACACCAAACACCCCACCTGTctccgccaccgccaccgcagCCGCCACCGGATTCCGGTGGAGCTCTCCGGTACCATACTTATTCGGAGGCTTGGCCATGATGCTAATCCTTATAGCTTGTGCATTGGTCATCTTAGTATGTTCATACAAGAAAccattttcttcttctcaaaATTCATCAGAAAACGACACTGATGATCACGAAAAGCAATCCATGCCCGAATTTCGTATGGAATTGGCCCCCGAAATGGAGCCAAAGATTGTCATAATCATGCCCGGTGATTTGAACCCAACTTACCTTGCTAAACCTGTTCCACCCGCCAACGCCGATGAGCAAGTTTAG
- the LOC122587502 gene encoding zinc finger protein CONSTANS-LIKE 2-like, which yields MSNVCLKNTTTRARVCDTCRSSPSSIYCEADLAFLCTSCDSHVHAANKLSSRHKRVLICEACEQAPAAFTCKADSASLCITCDVVIHSANPLSHRHTRVPVMPISGSVNGNQGNGPGPCFLAQESEGTADNEDEEEAASWLLDGPMKNEEENENSDINGFLFNGDGSVDEYLDLVGYNTSCQDIQFSGDHHSNDLKFDDEFKYTNYDDGTNIKKQSNKNYQIHQFNFHTQKIELGMEYETSNDGYGFPPSLVHSVSMSSMDVGVVPESAITPKGSTIDLFSSPSIQVPTQLTPTDRKARVLRYMEKKKTRKFEKTIRYASRKAYAETRPRVKGRFAKRTNIDEEVDQMFSTTLLTEGGYCIVPSF from the exons atgaGCAACGTATGTTTAAAAAACACTACTACCAGAGCCCGTGTTTGCGATACATGTCGGTCTAGCCCGAGCTCGATATATTGTGAAGCCGACTTGGCGTTTTTATGCACCAGTTGTGACTCACATGTCCATGCTGCCAACAAGTTGTCATCGAGACACAAACGTGTGTTAATATGTGAAGCGTGTGAACAAGCTCCGGCCGCGTTTACATGCAAGGCTGACTCGGCTTCACTTTGCATTACTTGTGATGTAGTCATTCATTCGGCGAACCCTTTATCCCATCGTCACACCCGTGTGCCCGTTATGCCTATTTCGGGCTCAGTCAATGGGAATCAAGGAAATGGGCCTGGGCCATGTTTTTTGGCCCAAGAGTCAGAAGGAACAGCAGATAATGAGGATGAAGAGGAAGCGGCTTCATGGCTGCTGGATGGGCCAATGAAAAacgaagaagaaaatgaaaatagcgACATAAACgggtttttgtttaatggaGATGGGAGTGTGGATGAGTATTTAGACCTTGTGGGGTATAATACTTCTTGTCAAGATATTCAGTTTAGTGGTGATCATCATAGCAATGATTTGAAATTTGATGATGAGTTTAAGTATACTAATTATGATGATGGTACTAATATTAAGAAGCAGAGTAATAAGAATTACCAAATTCATCAATTTAATTTTCATACTCAAAAAATTGAGTTGGGGATGGAATATGAGACTTCAAATGATGGCTATGGCTTCCCTCCTTCACTTGTTCATAGt GTTTCCATGTCATCCATGGATGTTGGAGTAGTACCAGAATCCGCAATAACACCAAAAGGGTCGACAATTGATCTATTTTCGAGTCCTTCAATTCAGGTGCCAACACAACTAACTCCAACAGATAGAAAGGCAAGAGTCCTAAGGTACAtggagaaaaagaaaacaagaaagtTTGAGAAAACCATTAGGTACGCGTCTAGAAAAGCATATGCCGAAACAAGGCCTAGGGTCAAAGGGCGTTTTGCAAAAAGAACCAACATTGATGAAGAAGTAGACCAAATGTTTTCGACGACACTATTGACAGAAGGTGGATACTGCATTGTCCCTTCATTTTGA
- the LOC122586710 gene encoding protein NSP-INTERACTING KINASE 1-like isoform X2 → MACFHQKVLTLKALMGIKASLLDPHGVLENWDADAVDPCSWTMVTCSAESLVIGLGTPSQNLSGTLSPSIGNLTNLQIVLLQNNNITGRIPKEIGKLKMLQTLDLSDNHFTNEIPSSLGHLTFLQYMRLNNNTLSGPIPESVVNMTQLAFVDLSYNNLSGPVPRFPSKTFNIVGNPLMCPAGSEQQCYGMTLMPISMPLNTTQSANTSSRRKSHKMAIAIGTSFGCVFLIVFGLMLIWWRQRNNREPFYDVKDKHHEEVSLGNLRKFQFRELQIATHNFSNKNLLGKGGFGHVYKGTLQDGTLVAVKRLKDGGAAGGERQFQTEVEMISLAVHRNLLRLYGFCMTPTEKLLVYPYMCNGSVASRLKAKPVLDWGIRKKIALGAGRGLLYLHEQCDPKIIHRDVKAANILLDDCCEAVVGDFGLAKLLDHQDSHVTTAVRGTVGHIAPEYLSTGQSSEKTDVFGFGILLLELITGQRALEFGKAANQKGAMLDWVKKIHQEKKLHILVDKDLKNNYDIMELEELVKVALLCTQYLPGHRPKMSEVVRMLEGDGLAERWEASQGIESTGKFRTPELSSSERYSDLTDDSSLLGQAIELSGPR, encoded by the exons ATGGCTTGCTTTCACCAAAAGGTGTTAACTTTGAAG GCTTTAATGGGTATCAAAGCTTCATTATTGGACCCCCATGGTGTTCTTGAAAATTGGGATGCTGATGCTGTTGATCCTTGTAGCTGGACCATGGTCACTTGCTCTGCTGAGAGTTTAGTTATTGGCTT AGGGACACCTAGTCAAAATTTATCTGGGACTCTTTCTCCCAGCATTGGCAACCTAACCAATCTTCAGATTGT ATTGTTGCAGAATAATAACATCACAGGGAGAATCCCAAAAGAAATTGGTAAACTGAAGATGCTTCAAACACTTGATCTTTCTGATAATCATTTCACCAATGAAATTCCATCTTCTTTAGGTCACTTGACATTCCTCCAATACAT gAGGCTAAACAACAACACTCTTTCTGGCCCAATTCCAGAATCAGTAGTTAATATGACCCAACTTGCTTTTGT AGATTTGTCCTACAACAACTTAAGTGGCCCTGTTCCTAGATTTCCTTCCAAAACATTCAA CATTGTTGGGAACCCTCTGATGTGCCCAGCAGGATCTGAGCAACAATGTTATGGAATGACACTTATGCCCATCTCTATGCCACTAAACACCACACAAT CTGCAAATACATCATCAAGAAGAAAATCTCATAAAATGGCTATTGCCATTGGTACCAGTTTTGGATGCGTCTTTTTGATCGTTTTTGGACTCATGTTGATATGGTGGAGGCAAAGGAATAACCGAGAGCCCTTTTATGATGTCAAAG ATAAGCATCATGAAGAAGTTTCACTTGGAAATTTAAGGAAGTTTCAATTCAGGGAACTTCAAATTGCTACACACAACTTCAGCAACAAGAATTTATTGGGAAAAGGAGGTTTTGGGCATGTGTACAAAGGGACACTTCAAGATGGGACGTTGGTGGCGGTGAAGCGTCTAAAAGATGGTGGTGCAGCTGGTGGAGAACGACAGTTCCAAACTGAAGTTGAGATGATCAGCCTAGCAGTACACCGGAATCTCCTCAGGTTATATGGCTTTTGTATGACTCCAACTGAAAAGCTCTTAGTTTATCCATATATGTGCAATGGCAGCGTTGCTTCCCGTCTCAAAG CAAAACCAGTGTTGGATTGGGGCATAAGGAAGAAAATCGCATTAGGGGCAGGAAGGGGATTGTTGTATCTTCATGAACAATGTGACCCTAAAATTATTCACAGGGATGTCAAGGCTGCAAATATACTATTGGATGATTGTTGTGAGGCAGTTGTTGGTGATTTTGGGCTTGCTAAGCTTTTAGACCACCAAGATTCTCATGTAACCACTGCGGTTCGGGGCACCGTGGGCCATATAGCACCGGAGTATCTCTCCACAGGCCAGTCATCTGAGAAAACTGATGTTTTTGGTTTCGGGATCCTTCTACTTGAACTAATAACCGGACAACGGGCTCTAGAATTTGGCAAGGCTGCAAACCAGAAAGGAGCTATGCTTGATTGG GTGAAAAAGATACACCAAGAGAAAAAACTACATATCCTAGTTGACaaagatttaaaaaacaattatgatatAATGGAACTAGAGGAACTTGTTAAAGTGGCATTGTTGTGTACACAATATCTTCCGGGTCACAGGCCAAAGATGTCGGAAGTTGTACGGATGCTGGAAGGTGATGGGTTGGCAGAGAGATGGGAAGCTTCACAAGGGATTGAGTCCACCGGAAAGTTTAGAACCCCAGAACTGTCTTCATCGGAAAGATATTCTGATCTCACTGATGACTCTTCTTTGCTTGGACAGGCCATTGAACTTTCTGGCCCAAGATGA
- the LOC122590127 gene encoding protein GLUTAMINE DUMPER 2-like, producing the protein MGSSSGASLWRFDSPLIYLFGGISVILALITVALIILACSQRKRRTEDIESGVVDDSQKVTTNVYNGGDGIDSSPKLAVIMAGDEVPTYLATPSDIAN; encoded by the coding sequence ATGGGGTCATCATCGGGAGCTTCTTTATGGAGATTTGATTCACcattgatatatttatttggTGGAATATCAGTAATTCTTGCACTTATAACCGTGGCTTTGATAATCCTAGCTTGTTCTCAACGAAAAAGGCGAACTGAAGATATCGAAAGCggtgttgttgatgattcacaaaagGTGACAACTAATGTGTACAATGGTGGTGATGGAATAGATTCTAGTCCTAAATTAGCTGTTATCATGGCTGGAGATGAAGTTCCTACCTACTTAGCAACACCTTCAGATATtgctaattaa